The window caccccaattcaagcttaatgaaacgtaagaattttcaacttctacattcgatgtcgaaacctatcaaatcaagtgtgattgaccttaaattttgcacacaagtcataaatgacataacggagctatacaaattttcggaactggattccgactccgatattaaaaagttaactccccggtcaaacttccaaacttaaattcctattttagccatttcaagtctattttaactacggacttccaaataaaattccgaacacgcccctaagtccaaaatcatcatacagagctgttggaattatcaaaattctatttcgggatcgtttgcacataagtcgacatccgatcactatttgaacttaagctttaaaacttGGAATCAAGTGTTCCAAtacattccaaaacctcaccggacccgaaccgactaccccgacaagttCATTAATAGTTATAAAGcacagaatgagcagtaaataggggagtGGGGGCTATAACTTTTAAAACGATtgaccgggtcattacaattaATTCACATGAAGTTAAGTCTACGAGTTTAGGTGATAGAACGATTTCAATACTTAATATGATTTGATTTCTATATAAAGAAATTGAATCTTCTGCATTCTATCACTGATAGAGAGCTTCAAGCTTCTGTCTTTAGAGGTAGAGTCGAGAGGGGAACAAAAAAGGCTGAAGAGAATTAGCACAAAGTCGCAAACCCGTAACCGCAACCGCACCGCACagatattcaaaaaaaaatattttaacatgtCCCACACCCGCATATGTCTAAACCCGCACCGCCCCGCACCCGCAccgccccattgccatccctGAAAACAGTGTCTCAAtctatcgaaaacaacctctATATCTCCGCAAAGTAGGAGTAAAGTAtgtgtacacattaccctccaTAAACCCCACTTTAATTAAAATATACtagtatgttattgttgtttatCCTTAGGAATGCCCAAGGTGAGGTAGAGGAAACGGGAAGAGAACTAGAGAAGGGCTGATTAACTACCATCGAGctaccactcaattattttaattGACTTCCTATTTTTCAAATGCGACAGAAATAACTTTAGTTAGTATATTTCTGAATCATAAGAACTTTGAGTTGTGCTCGATTAAAATAACCTTTTGAGTGACTAATAATAGTAAGAAATGACCATTAGCAAATAACATCAACATGGTATTGTAAAGCTAAGTTTCATGGTAAAATTTCATTACAAGGTTTGTATTACAGAAGTCATACTTTTAGGTAAAAGATACTTGGTGGATTAACCATATATCTCAGTTCTCAACTAAACAGATGCTTCCAACTTTTCATCTTCAGAATCTTTTTCATCCTCCGAGAAATTTGGAGCTTTAGGAACAAGTCCAAGTAATTTGAACATATTCTGATCAGCATCATAGTCATTGTTGGGTGTAGTCAATAACTTGTCACCTGTAAAGATGGAATTTGCACCAGCAAGGAAACACAGAGCCTGCTCAGGGATAGAAAACCGAACTCTTCCGGCAGAAAGCCTAACCATTGCGCTTGGCATTGTTATTCTCGCTGTCGAAATCATCCGAATCATATCCCATATTTCCACTGGCTGAaagatgaaaaatgaaagatgagatTGTCAAATAATTTGAGAAACTCAGATAGAATGACATTCATTTTGCATAGCATTCATTTCAAAAAGCTGTCTTCGTATCCTTTCACTTAATCTACTTACAGAAAGGCATTGAATTTCATCTGAGACTACGTGTCAATTATCTTGTGGTCTATGAATATCACGGTTTTGAAGAGTTTGCAAAGACTATCTCTGTTTATTGTTTTGCTCTTTAAGTTGCCGTTAACTAGAGATTAGGTTTCCAGTCATGTTCTAAGTTAGTTGACATTTGCCTGAAACCACGTGTGCTACTTCGCAGAGATTGAAAGGTAAAGAATCAAAGCTCAAACAAGGCTAAAACTTAATAAGATATAGTTCCTTAAAGCGGTAACGCTCTACCAAGAGCTCTTCTAGGACGGCTTAATGTATCATGTTGGTACTATATTATGGTTACAGGCCAAGTCAATCAGCATGTTTTTATTCCTGTTTTGGCCGCTGAAAGGAGGTGTACAAGGCGCAAAGCATTTTAGAATCACAAGTTAACAGAAAGTACTGCAATAATACTTAAAATTTCATTTCTAAAAATTACCTTCTGGTCTTCCAGGGGCGTGCCTTTTACTGCAATAAGTGCATTAATTGGGACACTCTCAGGGTGAGTCGGAAGAGTTGCCAGGGTATGCAACAAACCAATTCTATCCTCTTCAGCCTCACCAAGCCCTATTATTCCACCTGATAGCAGAAAATAAGGGGTTAGCTAAGATTTTGACAAGGTTTGGCACACCTTGGAGAAATTTACGGCACAACCTCAGAAAGATTGTGTCAAAGTAAAAACATTCCTCTTcagaaaagaaaagtaaacacATTTAACACAATTTTTAATGATTCCCTTGAATTTCAATAATGACATATTAATTAAGAATATGTACCATCTATATTAATGATTCTTATATCTATGAACAGGAAGTCATAAAGGAGAAAAACATTTCAAGGAAAAGCAGCAAGAAGCTCATTTTGAAGTAACTGAAAGACCTTTCATTGATAATTTAAAACTCATGTCCAGTACTTGAAGTAGAGTTCAGTTTTATGTTCCATCAAGGGGCTGTCAAGGCTGCTTAAGAAACCTTAAACTGCCGATGAAATTTTACTTACGATCAAATAGTTTCAACTCCATATGTGGCGGTGTGAACCTAATAGTGTGATACTACAGTATTTGCATATACATACACATGCATGCACCAAATATAGAGATAGAGGTGTCTACTTAATGTTAGTTTCAATATATAAACACAAACTGCAAAAACCAAAGGTGAATGACAAGTTTTATACTTCAAACGAATACCTGAACACACATTAATTCCTGCTTCACGTACATGCTTCAGTGTTTCCAGCCGCTCGTCGTATGTTCTTGTGGTTATAATATTAGGGTAGTACTCTCTTGAGGTGTCAAGGTTGTGATTGTATGCTGTAAGACCTGCTTTCTTGAGCTCTAAAGCTTGTTGCTTCTCAAGCATTCCCAAGGTACAGCAAACCTCCATTCCCATGTCCCTTCATATTGAATATATTTTGCACAACATTAAGTGGCCGTTTGgacacaaaaattgtaaaattccaaaaaaaagtgaaaaaaaatttcaagtgaaaatggtatttgaaaattagagttctgtttggacatgaatattattttgagttgtttttgaagtcttgtgagtgatttgagtgaattttgaaaaacagctttttggagtttttcaaatttttgaaaaatcccaaaatttatcttcaagtgaaaattgaaaattttatggccgaacaccgatttcgaaaaaaagtgaaatttttttgaaaaaaaaaagtgaattttttttaatgtcCAAACGGACTCTTTATTTGGGGAGAGAAAAAACAATGGATGCCTCGGTTGTTTTCATGTCATAGCGAAATATATCAACATGCTTGTGTGTACATTTATATATGATACCAATGGACACTCACAATTTATggttttcctattatttttggtTAACTCCAATAAACAAGATTTGGAACAAGGAGCTAAGATGAAAATGCTGCACGCTTTTGGATTAAGAGTTGCAGAATCACAAAATTACCCATCAAACCTTCTCACGCAGAAGAATGCTTTTAGAATGGGTAACAAATGGTTTAACCAACAAAGAAGTAAATATATTCCGGCTTCTGTGTTCATTCTATGAAGCGGAAGGAATGCCTCTCAATTTTAGCAATGATCCTACTTCTCAATTTCATCAATCATCATAAATCCAGTTTCCTCACTCTTTCAATTTCACTACTTCAAAGAAAAAGCAAAATAGAGAGCAAGGCCATGCATTACTGTCCTCAACATCTAACCCATGTCCATGTCTGTTAGAGCACTGTGCAAGCACCAAAGCAAGCAACTAGAAGAACCAGATGAAGAAGCAGCAAGGATATTGCATAAGATGAGCTTAAATAAAAGTTCCTACTAAATATTTCTCATAGATTCTAAATGAATCTAAATAGCATCCATTTTCAACCCTCCTCCAATCTCACTTGGCTGGACCAAATATACTAAACCCATTTGTGATGCACTGCTAGAGAAATGAGCTCACAACGCTCTTCACTTCTGAGCGCTAAATCCTGAGAAAAGAAACATCATGTCTACGGTACCGACCTTGAAGAAATAGGTGCCAATACAGCAGAGCATTAAACTTTTTTATCAGGATATCAAGATGACCCTGTAATATACAGACATAACAGTGTTCACTAGCTTTCCGTTTTTCTTTGGATAAATAGCTTCTGACAAGGTGATTTACCCAACATATCTTATTGACCTTGAGGTTGGTGTTGCCTACATATCTACCTATGTAGATGAGGATGTGTGGTCCTGAAACTAAGCTTGAGAACCTTCTAAATGTTTGTAGATAATGGTCTACAGTACGTCAATTTTTTAGCTAGTTCTCTGGTAGGAGACAGGACACTGCAAGACAAACATACTGAATGTGTCAGGAGCAGTCTCCTGAATACATTCTTTGACGAGAAGAATAAACAAACAACTCCCTGCAAACTTGCATCTGTTTCTTCTTTACATAGATTAACACTTAGTTAACAAGTGACATAGTAGCTTATACATTAGATGAACAATTGTAATCTTTACCCTACCCAGAAAAGCAAAAGGCAGAAACAAGCCTCTTTCATTTTCCCTTCTCTAACCAAATAAGAGGCTATTGAAATAGAGCTAAAACAGTTCCTTCAGCTTCTTTTCAGCGAGTTGCCGTTCAGTGAGTATTATGACCAGCTAGCTAGTCAGATACCCCTCTGGCAGCTCAGAAAATGTGAagatagaagaaaataaaaagaataaggAAATGCATAAACATTAAGTCCAGTGAATAGGGGACACCAAAGAAATGCTACAGATTCATCAAACTGCTGTCTACTTTACCCACCTCATTATAGTGGTGCATAACACCAGATATAGAAATCACTTGGCTTTCAGTGTAATATCAGAGACAGTTTATCGGAAGGTATTGGAGTGTAAAGGAGAACCATAGCCCATACCTTATTTCCTTCACATACTTGGTGATCTGGTTCATATTGGTTTTCCTTCCTATGGTATCCCTCCATGCAGCACCCATACAAAAACGAGTGCTTCCTGCCTCTTTTGCCTGTCAACACATAAAAGTAGCTAAAATACATTTAAAAGGAGATTGAACCTCATTGTATGTTACGTATAATGCTGCCAAAAGAAATCTAATTGATTGAGATAATTAATTTTTACTGCATATATTGTCATATTTATACATCTATAGGTTGGCCTATTATGGGTTACTTTGTTAGCCGTAGTGGTACAAGGGGCAGAATCTAGGAAACCttaaatttttgagaaatcaTAACTTCCTCAGATGCAGTAGTATTTTATTAAAGGGCATCAATTTCAGGAGGAACTCCTCCCTTAGAAGTGGGATCATTATCATCTAGCCATTGTCACCCTCCAATATCAGGCTAAGGAATAAATAATGTCTACTTATACTTGAGGATAAAATATTCCACCAAGAGAAACAGAACAGAGCACCTTTCTTGCTGCTTCAAGAACAGCATCCTCATTCATGAGTTTTTGTGCTTTCAGTCCTGTATCGTATCTAGATGATTGAGGACAATATGAACAATCTTCACTGCATCCCCCTGTCTTAATAGACAGCAAAGTACACTGCTGTACTTCTCTAAAGTTATGAGAATGTCTATGTACTTGAGcctgtaaaaatatttttttcaatgaagaaaagaaaatatcaaaaaccAGATAGAGGGTCTCACAAGAACTTAAGTAAAACGATTAAGGAGCAAGCTCCAAAGTAACTAGAAATGATAACTGAAAAATGCATTTTTCACGTTGTTCTGGAATGAATGATAAAAAGTTCAGGTCACTGAGTTGTGGAATAGATGAAAATGTTTTCCATGAATTCATTTTTTACCTTGGGAATAATTCTTTTTATCTAGGAAAATAATTTCTGAAGCATTTTCCATTATTTGGTTGGACAAAATGCAGATTGGCATAGGATAGTTGTAAAAGAAGTAGCCCCGAGTATAAGGATTGTGTTACTTATTTTTAAGTTATAGGTTGACAAAAATATCTAGATGTTGATTGAAGTAAATATATGTAGTAGGAATCAAGATAGTTGTAAATCAATGTATTTGATGACATTGATTTACAAATATCTTGATTCCTACTACATATATTTAATGTATATAAATCAATGAATCAATGTATTTGATATGAAATTGGTTTACAATATATTTGATATGACGAGGGGAGCCTTGGcttaactggtaaagttgctttCATGTGATCAtgaggtcacgagttcgagccgtggaaacaacctcttgcaaaaatgcaggataaggttgcgtacaatagaccctcgTAGTTCGGCCCCTTACCCGAACCCGCgcataacgggagcttagtgcaccgggctgccctttaacGTATTTGATATGATAGGAgaatgttttgctcaaaaatgttcttttttcaaggaaaatatctTCCGCCACAATTGACAAAATGACTTCTCTcacctattttgtaatttttctttacaaatttcTCAACTGATTCAATCTCATTGTATCAATCAACACCTAGACAGTGTTAAAAATGTTTACTAGTTCCTAAAAGTATCATCAAAACATTGTTTTTATAACTTCTATATCCAACCAAATGCTGAAAAATGATCCAGAGAATTATTTCCTAAGGGGACACAGTTTCCTCCACACCAAATGCACCAAACACgccttaaaaaaaactaaaaatcatACTGTAAATTAGCACAAAGTTAACCACGTTAAGGGAAAATTAAAGCAAAACCAGTCAGGCTAAAACTCAGAGGAAACAACAAAATAGAACAAAAGATTAAAAAAACTAATTTGATAGCTTATTTATGATTAAAAATGTACGGTCGACACTCAATTCATCCGCAATAGTaggaattttctttagaaaaactCAAAATAAAATCAATGCAGGAAAATTCAGTAACTCAAATGattcaaaaatggaaaattcgTACACAAAAATGTCAGTAAACAGGAGAGaggtaaaaaggagaaagaataCGGACGCCATGAAAAAGGAGATCGAGGAGTGGGGAGTCGTAAATAGACTTGATTTCATCTCTGCTCCAGTCATTTCTAGGCCCTTCCCTTATACATCTCTCCGATTCTATTGCAGCTGCTGAAGCTGATAATGAGGAATAATTCGGGGGGCGCGACTGCAGTAGAACTAACGACGATAACGGCCGTCGAATCGATCGAAGCCACATCATCGTCTTCACTAACAACGATAACGGCCGTCGAATACTCAACAATGGCCGCTCTTTTGCAGAAGCACTAGTGAGCTGAAGCAGCAGTAGCAGCTCTCTCTATTTGCTATTTGCTGCTTTGGAAGTTCCGCTGTGTTATTGTTAGCACTGATTTTAATAGAGTGGGTAGTGGTTTAGGTTCGATTTTATTGTACTTTGTGCATCTTTTGTTGTGACGTTCTCCTTTTTAGtcgtttcctttttctttctttttgaaattTACTCAAAAGAAACCAAACTTCCGTTTTCTTTttgcataacataaatcaagTTTTGTTTTATTTACTGAAAAGGATACTCTCTGCCGTCCTAAACTAAACTATCCAAGTTTGCTAAATTAAGCAACTTGGTTTATGTTCCACAAAAGTTTGAGAGCAATAATGCACTTATGTACTTGTAACTCttttataactttaattaatgtCCGAGCTAGTTCAACTCATCTTGTTTAAATTTCGAGTATACGTTAATTCCcacccgataaaattcacataatgtTGTCTCTAATGGGATTCAAACATTTGTTTACATAACTATCAATCCAACTCTTCGACCACTAGCTCGCCCCCATAGAAGCTACTGTTACATTTGAGTTTATTAGAGATATATAAGTGAGACATATAAAGGGTAAAAACAGTCGCTTAAAACAAAGTACATATTTTTACAACTTAATTTGGATTTGTAAAAAATAAGGAAACGGGTCATTTTTGTCTGGACATACTAAAAGATGATGCTTATATTTCTTGGTTGAAAGTAGAAGAGATTGAGAAAAATTAAAAGGGAGTGGTGCACTACATGGACTCCATTAGTCCCAGCCCTTCTAATTGGGAGGTTCCAACTATAAAAACAATTAAAGAGAATGAATAATACTTCAATATAAATTAACAAATCATCCTCCCACTTGCACTTGATTATAGAATATAGTGTGAAGGACAAAGAGGGAGGAACAACAGTTATGATAAATCAGACTTAAGGGTGGCTACTGGCCACTTAAAATCCAATATACAAGCTGGTTTCTGTTCAACAGAACTTCTCTTTATTGGTTGAACAAGGAGGGATGTCACTCTTACATGGAATCTCTTGACAGGCAAGCTTAACATATCCACGACGAGCAAAATAATGGATTGGCAGTGCTAGTACTTTTGTTGTGCTTTTTCAGCATCTGAGAAATCACGGATGATCAACGACCATGCTGAACTGAATAGGTGTAAACTCATATTTTCCAACTGGAGCTCCGGTACAACGTGTGCTAGACATGAAGCCTCCAGAAGCAATGTAGAGTTCAAGTGCGCCTTTCTCAAGGATTAGCTTCACATAGTTCTCTTGTTTCCCAAACAAAGACCTTCAATTCATGCAGTGATATTACTAATCCTAGATAAGCTAAAAAATCTGCAATTCAGGTACATGTTACAATTCATAGGTTTAGTTGGTGGAAGACGAGAAGGTACCTTAAGTGTATATGATCACAATAATACTGATGCACAATAAAGGAAAGAACTGTATACATCATGTGGCATCAATTCTAATGCAAATCGACAACAGATTGATGAACTCTCTTAACACTTTAAACTAGAAATTACACCTCCATTATAATTTGCAGAAAGGCCACTTTACAGATGCAGATAAAAAAGATTTCAGAGTCCGTCAGCACAGCCAAAATGTTCCTAATCCATAGGTAAATCAATCAGCATATAAACTTTTTTGCaaatcatttttcattttgtgATGCCTAAGA is drawn from Nicotiana tabacum cultivar K326 chromosome 22, ASM71507v2, whole genome shotgun sequence and contains these coding sequences:
- the LOC107809497 gene encoding biotin synthase, mitochondrial: MMWLRSIRRPLSSLVLLQSRPPNYSSLSASAAAIESERCIREGPRNDWSRDEIKSIYDSPLLDLLFHGAQVHRHSHNFREVQQCTLLSIKTGGCSEDCSYCPQSSRYDTGLKAQKLMNEDAVLEAARKAKEAGSTRFCMGAAWRDTIGRKTNMNQITKYVKEIRDMGMEVCCTLGMLEKQQALELKKAGLTAYNHNLDTSREYYPNIITTRTYDERLETLKHVREAGINVCSGGIIGLGEAEEDRIGLLHTLATLPTHPESVPINALIAVKGTPLEDQKPVEIWDMIRMISTARITMPSAMVRLSAGRVRFSIPEQALCFLAGANSIFTGDKLLTTPNNDYDADQNMFKLLGLVPKAPNFSEDEKDSEDEKLEASV